One Alligator mississippiensis isolate rAllMis1 chromosome 12, rAllMis1, whole genome shotgun sequence DNA window includes the following coding sequences:
- the LOC102565881 gene encoding laminin subunit beta-2 isoform X3 produces MELLLTLLLLAQAPAASSEEEPDLPAEAQGCAEGSCYPATGNLLVGRAGSLSATSTCGLAGPQEYCIVSHLQDSEKCFICDSRAPWGHESHRIQNIIYLQGPGGQRSWWQSENGVEQVSIRLDLEAEFHFTHLIMKFKTFRPAAMLVERSADFGRTWRVYRYFAYDCARLFPGVPVQPSGRIDEVLCDQRYSEIEPSSQGEVIFKVLDPSIPVEDPYSQDSQDLLRVTNLRVNLSKLHTLGDELLDARRTVLDKYYYAVDELVLRGSCLCYGHAAQCAPAAGGPATTDGMIHGGCQCRHHTAGPNCERCQDFYQDLPWQPAQPSDPHACRACECNGHASRCHFDMAVFLATGNTSGGVCDDCQHNTMGRRCELCKPFYYKDPARDLRDPSACLPCDCDPVGSLDGGVCDGHTDVALGLIAGQCRCKEHVRGARCDHCKEAFYGLSLNDPQGCQPCRCDPRGIIAGSAPCDHISGDCYCKRFVTGRYCSQCLPEFWGLSYDVAGCRPCACDFGGAYSNRCSAEDGMCPCRPRLMGRLCDTVQPGAFCAPLDHYTYEAEQATGHAPAHPQLPGEVRAEAPGDCLEQYNGLPHGRKGRLRRQRSAWRPRLQRAAPRRGRQLPHKQPDVEAVAREPGGRMLTWTGPGFARVRDGAGLSFLVGDVPLPLEYDLLLRYEPQSTEDWEAVVSVRSQALPSSPRCGNALPSEQLYRQGLPHTQRYVLLSRPFCFEPGNRYVVAVRLQRAGAAHRHPAAFILVDSLVLLPRVMELPGFHGSEPAAVQRREEMERYTCLEAFRMATMPALPEACARLLCSISALLHDGALRCQCDPQGSTSSVCQPLGGQCPCKPHVAGRRCDRCVPGTHGFGPAGCSPCACSPEGALSRLCDPATGQCRCQPGAVGRRCDQCQPGQWGFPACRPCHCNGHAEHCDPHTGACHQCRDFTAGRHCERCLDGYYGDPVLGSGQQCRPCPCPGYPGTRSYHGTACHADKETRHIVCLCTPGYAGLRCDRCAPGYFGALEQEGGACRPCQCNNNIDPSDPEACDPRTGHCRRCLHHTDGPRCAQCQPGYYGNALQRGCRRCTCNQQGTLPSHCASGTCHCDRATGHCACRAHVVGRNCDRCAPDSWNFGGEHGCQPCACHPDHALPRGCNLFTGQCVCRPGFGGRVCAHCQEDHWGDPERECRACDCDAAGAESLQCDRASGGCTCRPGFTGPRCDQCHRGAQNDFPRCSPCHPCFGPWDQVLGQLQEQLRSLQEQARALQEGGPMPELSNSRLRELEEKLQRVEQLARVGDSPGTAALHQLDTLLDSTRRDLDEFWQQLQEVEGRLDGAAGSATGQRGRLDRLSQELQELNSTATRLRGQLGTVVGTGFGESYRSLVAAAQHSRQQQQRAQDAVQGPGSLVGHAQATRRVAERVLRERGDAFRRSAAAQGRALREAQRRAAALSIARISQQICGAPGHQGCDGAPCGGALCRDHMGHRHCGGPGCVGALPVSVRALGQAGNTSLELESVAQQLGTVALQLQEAHELARSARTHAQETLGRSQAARTHMEESTAGLRDFIRRIKAFLAEEGADPESIELVARQVLNISLPSSPGRIHHLLQEIRDSLSGLDSVDAILNGTARGLAAARDLLAQARQAQERAEGSRGAVAEMQGALAAARAKVAAAGAALQGAREVVRGVENRVKEVERRLQALEGTESQLLSRLRELAQAAGALQEKTEATRQLATQARQGAERATAATGALDQALERATQRYGELRSQVGDRAGASGDALLRATRLAQDARRLLDKASGSQRRLEELERRFEANEAALEAKAGRLRALERRVAGLLEDIRHRAGAYATC; encoded by the exons atggagctgctgctcaccctcctgctcctgg CCCAAGCGCCAGCCGCCAGCAGCGAGGAGGAACCCGATCTGCCGGCAGAGGCCCAGGGCTGCGCCGAGGGCAGCTGCTACCCAGCCACAGGGAACCTGCTGGTGGGCCGGGCCGGGAGCCTGAGCGCCACGTCCACGTGTGGGCTGGCCGGCCCCCAGGAGTACTGCATCGTCAGCCACCTGCAG GACTCGGAGAAATGTTTCATCTGTGACTCGCGGGCGCCGTGGGGGCATGAGAGCCACCGCATCCAGAACATCATCTACCTGCAGGGCCCCGGCGGCCAGCGCTCCTGGTGGCAGTCGGAGAACG gggtggagcaggtcagcaTCCGCCTGGACCTGGAGGCCGAGTTCCACTTCACCCACCTCATCATGAAGTTCAAG ACCTTCCGCCCGGCCGCCATGCTGGTGGAGCGCTCGGCCGACTTCGGCCGCACCTGGCGGGTTTACCGCTACTTTGCCTACGACTGCGCCCGGCTCTTCCCCGGCGTCCCCGTCCAGCCCTCGGGCCGCATCGACGAGGTGCTCTGCGACCAGCGCTACTCTGAGATCGAGCCCTCCAGCCAAGGCGAG GTGATCTTCAAGGTGCTGGACCCATCCATCCCGGTGGAAGACCCCTACAGCCAGGACAGCCAGG ACTTGCTGCGCGTGACCAACCTGCGGGTGAATCTGAGCAAGCTGCACACGCTGGGTGACGAGCTGCTGGATGCGCGCCGCACCGTGCTGGACAAGTACTACTACGCCGTGGACGAGCTGGTGCTgcgtggcagctgcctctgctacGGCCACGCTGCccagtgtgcccctgctgctgggggcccCGCCACCACCGATGGCATG ATCCACGGTGGCTGCCAGTGCAGACACCACACCGCAGGCCCCAACTGCGAGCGCTGCCAGGACTTCTACCAGGACCTGCCCTGGCAGCCGGCCCAGCCCTCCGACCCACACGCCTGCCGCG CCTGCGAGTGCAACGGGCACGCGAGCCGGTGCCACTTCGACATGGCCGTGTTCCTGGCCACGGGCAACACCAGCGGTGGCGTGTGCGACGACTGCCAGCACAACACCATGGGGCGGCGCTGCGAGCTCTGCAAGCCCTTCTACTACAAGGACCCCGCGCGCGACCTGCGGGACCCCAGCGCCTGCCTGC CCTGCGACTGCGACCCGGTGGGCTCGCTGGACGGGGGCGTGTGCGACGGCCACACGGACGTGGCGCTGGGCCTGATCGCGGGGCAGTGCCGCTGCAAGGAGCACGTCCGGGGTGCCCGCTGCGACCACTGCAAGGAGGCCTTCTACGGTCTGAGCCTCAACGACCCCCAGGGCTGCCAGC cctgcaggtgcgACCCGCGGGGCATCATTGCGGGCAGCGCGCCGTGCGACCACATCAGCGGGGACTGCTACTGCAAGCGCTTTGTCACGGGGCGGTACTGCAGCCAGTGCCTG CCTGAGTTCTGGGGCCTGAGCTACGACGTTGCCGGCTGCCGGCCTTGTGCCTGCGACTTCGGGGGTGCCTACAGCAACAG GTGCTCTGCAGAGGATGGGATGTGCCCCTGCCGCCCCAGGCTGATGGGGCGCCTGTGCGACACAGTGCAACCCGGCGCCTTCTGCGCCCCCCTGGACCACTACACCTACGAGGCCGAGCAGGCCACGGGCCACGCGCccgcccacccccagctcccg GGCGAGGTGCGGGCTGAGGCCCCCGGCGACTGCCTGGAGCAGTACAACGGGCTCCCGCACGGGCGGAAGGGGCGGCTCCGGCGCCAGCGCAGCGCCTGGCGACCCCGGCTGCAGCGGGCGGCCCCGCGGCGTGGCCGGCAGCTCCCCCACAAG CAGCCGGACGTGGAAGCCGTGGCGCGGGAGCCCGGGGGCCGCATGCTGACGTGGACGGGCCCCGGGTTTGCCCGTGTGCGGGATGGCGCCGGCCTGTCTTTCCTTGTGGGCGacgtgcccctgccactggagtacGACCTGCTGCTGCGCTACGAGCCCCAG TCCACCGAGGACTGGGAGGCGGTGGTCAGTGTCCGCTCCCAGGCGCTGCCCTCCAGCCCCCGCTGCGGCAACGCGCTGCCCTCGGAGCAGCTGTACCGCCAgggcctgccccacacccagaG GTACGTGCTGCTGTCCCGGCCCTTCTGCTTCGAGCCGGGCAACCGGTACGTGGTGGCCGTGCGGCTGCAGCGGGCGGGCGCGGCCCACCGGCACCCCGCTGCCTTCATCCTCGTGGACTCG CTGGTCCTGCTGCCGCGGGTGATGGAGCTGCCCGGTTTCCACGGCAGCGAGCCGGCGGCGGTGCAGCGCCGGGAGGAGATGGAGCGCTACACCTGCCTGGAGGCCTTCCGCATGGCCACCATGCCCGCCCTGCCCGAGGCCTGCGCCCGCCTGCTCTGCAGCATCTCCGCCCTGCTGCACGACGGTGCCCTGC gctgCCAGTGTGACCCCCAGGGCTCCACCAGCAGCGTCTGCCAGCCGCTGGGCGGCCAgtgcccctgcaagccccacgTAGCCGGCCGGCGCTGCGACCGGTGCGTCCCGGGCACCCACGGCTTCGGACCCGCCGGCTGCAGCC cctgcGCCTGCTCCCCTGAGGGCGCGCTCTCCCGCCTGTGCGACCCCGCCACTGGGCAGTGCCGATGCCAGCCCGGGGCCGTGGGGCGCCGCTGCGACCAGTGCCAGCCAGGCCAGTGGGGCTTCCCCGCCTGCCGGCCCTGCCACTGCAACGGGCACGCTGAGCACTGCGACCCCCACACAGGCGCCTGCCACCAGTGCCGAGACTTCACCGCCGGGCGCCACTGCGAGAG GTGCCTGGATGGTTACTACGGCGACCCGGTGCTGGGCTCGGGGCAGCAGTGCCGGCCCTGCCCGTGCCCCGGGTATCCGGGAACGCGGAGCTATCACGGCACCGCCTGCCACGCTGACAAGGAGACCCGCCACATCGTGTGCCTGTGCACGCCGGGCTACGCGG GGCTGCGCTGCGACCGCTGTGCGCCAGGGTACTTTGGGGCgctggagcaggaggggggcGCCTGCCGGCCCTGCCAGTGCAACAACAACATTGACCCCAGTGACCCCGAGGCCTGCGACCCACGCACCGGGCACTGCCGGCGCTGCCTGCACCACACCGACGGGCCCCGCTGCGCCCAGTGCCAGCCCGGCTACTACGGCAATGCCCTGCAGCGTGGCTGCCGAC GCTGCACCTGTAACCAGCAGGGAACGCTGCCCTCCCACTGCGCCTCCGGCACCTGCCACTGCGACCGGGCCACGGGCCACTGCGCCTGCCGTGCCCACGTGGTGGGCAGGAACTGCGACCGCTGCGCCCCGGACTCCTGGAACTTCGGCGGGGAGCACGGCTGCCAGCCCTGCGCCTGCCACCCCGACCATGCCCTGCCACGCGGCTGCAACCTG TTCACGGGGCAGTGCGTCTGCCGGCCGGGCTTCGGGGGCCGTGTCTGTGCCCATTGCCAGGAGGACCACTGGGGCGACCCAGAGCGCGAGTGCCGGG cctgcGACTGCGACGCAGCCGGCGCAGAGAGCCTGCAATGCGACCGTGCCAGCGGGGGCTGCACCTGCCGCCCGGGCTTCACAGGGCCACGCTGTGACCAATGCCACCGTGGTGCCCAGAATGACTTCCCacgctgctccccctgccacccctgcttCGGGCCCTGGGACCAggtgctggggcagctgcaggagcagctgaggTCGCTGCAGGAGCAGGCGCGGGCACTGCAGGAGGGCGGCCCCATGCCAGAGCTCAGCAacagccgcctgcgggagctggaggagaagctGCAGCGCGTGGAGCAGCTGGCCAGGGTGGGGGACAGTCCGGGCACCGCCGCCCTGCACCAGCTGGACACCCTGCTGGACAGCACCAG GAGAGATCTGGATGagttctggcagcagctgcaggaggtggAGGGGCGGCTGGACGGGGCGGCGGGCAGCGCCACTGGGCAGAGGGGCCGCCTCGACCGCCTGAGCCAAGAGCTGCAGGAGCTGAACAGCACGGCCACCCGCCTGCGagggcagctgggcactgtggtgGGCACCGGCTTTGGGG AGTCCTACCGCAGCCTCgtggctgctgcccagcactcccggcagcagcagcagcgggcgcAGGATGCAGTGCAGGGCCCGGGCAGCCTGGTGGGGCACGCCCAGGCAACGCGGCGGGTGGCAGAGCGGGTGCTGCGGGAGCGGGGAGATGCCTTCCGCAGGAGCGCGGCCGCGCAGGGGCGGGCACTGCGGGAAGCCCAGCGCCGGGCCGCAGCCCTGAGCATCGCCCGGATCAGCCagcag ATCTGTGGAGCCCCAGGGCACCAGGGCTGTGATGGTGCCCCCTGCGGAGGGGCATTGTGCCGGGACCACATGGGCCATCGCCACTGTGGGGGCCCAGGCTGTGTTGGGGCCCTGCCCGTGTCTGTGAGGgcactgggccaggctgggaacACCTCGCTGGAGCTGGAGAGTGTGGCCCAGCAGCTGGGCACCGTCGCCCTGCAG CTGCAAGAGGCACACGAGCTGGCCCGCAGTGCCAGGACCCATGCCCAGGAGACCCTGGGCCGGTCGCAGGCGGCCAGGACACACATGGAGGAGTCCACGGCTGGGCTGCGGGATTTCATCCGGCGGATCAAAGCTTTCCTGGCAG AGGAGGGGGCCGACCCCGAGAGCATCGAGCTGGTGGCCCGGCAGGTGTTGAACATCTCGCTGCCCAGCAGCCCTGGCCGCATCCACCACCTGCTGCAGGAGATCCGTGACAGCCTGAGCGGCCTGGACAGCGTGGACGCCATCCTCAATGGCACGGCCCGTGGGCTCGCCGCCGCCCGCGACCTACTCGCCCAGGCCCGGCAGGCCCA GGAGCGAGCGGAGGGCTCGCGAGGAGCTGTAGCGGAGATGCAGGGGGCTCTGGCGGCAGCAAGGGCCAAGGTGGcggcagctggggctgcgctaCAGGGTGCCAGGGAGGTGGTGCGGGGCGTGGAGAACCGGGTGAAGGAG GTGGAGCGGAGGCTGCAGGCGCTGGAGGGGACGGAGTCGCAGCTGCtgagccgcctgcgggagctggcccAGGCCGCCGGCGCCCTGCAGGAGAAGACTGAGGCCACGCGCCAGCTGGCCACGCAGGCCCGGCAGGGCGCCGAGCGTGCCACGGCTGCCACGGGAGCGCTGGACCAG GCGCTGGAGCGGGCGACGCAGCGCTACGGCGAGCTGCGCAGCCAGGTGGGCGACCGCGCCGGGGCCTCGGGCGACGCGCTGCTGCGGGCCACGCGCCTGGCGCAGGACGCACGGCGGCTCCTGGACAAGGCCAGCGGCAGCCAGCGGCGGCTGGAAG AGCTGGAGCGGCGCTTCGAGGCCAACGAGGCGGCGCTGGAGGCCAAGGCCGGGCGGCTGCGGGCGCTGGAGCGGCGCGTCGCGGGGCTGCTGGAGGACATCCGCCACCGGGCCGGCGCCTACGCCACCTGctag